A single Rattus norvegicus strain BN/NHsdMcwi chromosome 5, GRCr8, whole genome shotgun sequence DNA region contains:
- the Zbtb40 gene encoding zinc finger and BTB domain-containing protein 40 isoform X7: MHVIQICCEGRTPKETVENLLHRVTEEKTLPAKSLVKLLQAVRTAFPNLGLLLENLQKVAESPGTTGLTRATRETAWTEEPKRLCIPADRVDGSSPNPDAYGAELLRKYHENLSEILIDSQVLLKVISRLKSLAPGDREVMQTLVKQDSGSGGVSSLMSAALERQTVSAAAIWQLLLAAQETETCPLNLLLEEVEREPGAGAFFRAVTAPESTVLETILRHSKLVREAIQQTVGREHLSSEEEHLAETVKEMLSISSETVSPEASLRVVLSRAMEKSVSASVVCHLLCSVHRSFPGLQPLMQELAHVGFLTKENAEERWKVTDGLHPGAKDKTEEAAEAAREDGRAMEQKEQGPEPVPERQEKDTSASPDAAKKSFVCKACDKSFHFYCRLKVHMKRCRVAKSKQAQGKGDSDTRDSEKELGRQQPEARSAGAEPDAPKKKKKRLPVTCDLCGREFAHASGMQYHKLTEHFDEKPFSCEECGAKFAANSTLKNHLRLHTGDRPFMCKHCLMTFTQASALAYHTKKKHSEGKMYACQYCDAVFAQSIELSRHVRTHTGDKPYVCRDCGKGFRQANGLSIHLHTFHTDIEDPYDCKKCRMSFSTLQDHRKHIHDVHSKEYHPCPTCGKIFSAPSMLERHMVTHVGGKPFSCGICNKAYQQLSGLWYHNRTHHPDVFAAQNHRSPKFSSLQCSSCDKTFSNTIEHKKHIKTEHADLKFHECGQCKELFPTPALLQVHVKCQHSGSQPFRCLYCAATFRFPGALQHHVTTEHFKQSESTFPCELCGELFTSQAQLDGHLESEHPKVTGTETQAAASRMVQVIQAPEPAAPAEQVITLEETQLAGSQVFVTLPDPQTSQNSSELVAVTVEDLLDGTVTLICGEAK; this comes from the exons ATGCAT GTGATTCAGATCTGCTGTGAGGGCAGAACACCCAAGGAGACGGTAGAGAATTTGTTGCACAGAGTGACGGAAGAGAAGACCCTGCCTGCCAAGAGTCTGGTAAAACTCCTTCAGGCTGTGAGGACAGCATTCCCAAACCTGGGCCTCCTGCTGGAGAATTTGCAGAAAGTAGCGGAATCACCTGGCACCACAG GCCTGACCAGAGCTACCCGTGAAACTGCATGGACAGAGGAGCCCAAGAGATTGTGCATTCCAGCGGACCGTGTGGATGGAT CCTCCCCCAACCCTGATGCCTACGGAGCCGAGCtgttgagaaagtaccatgaaaaCCTGTCTGAGATTCTCATAGACAGCCAGGTGCTGCTAAAGGTGATCTCACGGCTGAAGAGCTTAGCCCCCGGAGACAGAGAG GTCATGCAGACCCTCGTGAAACAGGACTCTGGCTCGGGTGGCGTCAGTTCCCTGATGTCAGCAGCTCTGGAAAGGCAGACTGTCTCTGCAGCGGCCATTTGGCAGCTGCTGCTAGCGGCTCAAGAGACCGAGACCTGCCCGCTGAACCTGCTGTTAGAGGAAGTAGAGAGGGAGCCTGGCGCTGGGGCTTTTTTCCGGGCAG TAACTGCCCCAGAGAGCACGGTGTTGGAAACCATCCTGAGGCATAGCAAGCTGGTCCGCGAGGCCATCCAGCAGACAGTGGGGCGTGAACACCTTTCTTCAGAGGAAGAGCACCTGGCAGAGACTGTGAAAGAG ATGCTGAGCATATCCTCCGAGACGGTGAGCCCTGAAGCCTCCCTGAGAGTGGTGCTGAGCAGAGCCATGGAGAAATCCGTCTCAGCCTCTGTGGTCTGTCACCTCCTATGCAGTGTCCACAGGTCTTTCCCTGGCCTGCAGCCCCTCATGCAGGAGTTGGCACATGTTG GTTTCCTTACCAAGGAGAATGCAGAGGAGAGGTGGAAGGTGACCGACGGGCTTCACCCTGGAGCCAAGGACAAAACGGAGGAGGCAGCTGAGGCAGCCAGAGAAGACGGCCGGGCCATGGAACAAAAGGAGCAGGGACCTGAGCCTGTGCCAGAGCGGCAGGAAAAAGACACTTCTGCCTCCCCAGACGCTGCCAAGAAGAGCTTCGTCTGCAAAGCCTGTGACAAGAGCTTCCATTTCTACTGCCGTCTGAAGGTGCACATGAAGCGCTGCCGGGTGGCCAAGAGCAAGCAGGCACAGGGCAAGGGTGACAGTGACACCAGGGACTCGGAGAAGgagctggggaggcagcagcCGGAGGCCCGCAGCGCGGGTGCAGAGCCCGATGCtcccaagaagaagaagaagcgaCTGCCAGTGACATGCGACCTCTGCGGAAGAGAGTTCGCCCACGCCTCAG GCATGCAGTACCACAAGCTGACGGAGCACTTCGACGAGAAACCTTTCTCCTGTGAGGAATGTGGGGCAAAGTTTGCAGCCAACTCTACCCTAAAGAACCACCTGCGCCTCCACACCGGGGACCGCCCGTTCATGTGCAAGCACTGCCTCATGACCTTCACACAGGCCTCGGCCCTGGCTTACCACACCAAGAAGAAGCACTCGGAAG GGAAAATGTACGCATGCCAGTACTGTGATGCTGTGTTCGCCCAGTCGATCGAGCTGTCTCGGCATGTGAGGACCCACACGGGGGACAAGCCGTATGTCTGTAGGGACTGTGGAAAGGGCTTCCGGCAAGCCAACGGCCTCTCCATCCACCTGCACACCTTCCACA CAGACATAGAAGATCCTTATGATTGCAAGAAATGCAGGATGAGCTTCTCCACACTGCAGGATCACCGGAAGCACATCCACGACGTGCACTCCAAGGAGTACCacccctgccccacatgtgggaaGATCTTCAGTGCTCCTTCCATGCTGGAGCGGCACATGGTGACCCACGTTGGAGGGAAGCCCTTTAGCTGTGGGATCTGCAACAAGGCCTATCAG CAATTGTCAGGTCTATGGTACCACAACCGGACACACCACCCAGATGTGTTCGCTGCTCAGAACCATCGGTCACCCAAGTTCTCATCACTGCAGTGCAGCTCCTGTGACAAGACCTTTTCCAACACCATCGAGCACAAGAAGCACATCAAAACAGAGCACGCAG ATCTGAAGTTCCATGAGTGTGGCCAGTGTAAGGAGCTCTTCCCCACACCAGCTCTGCTGCAGGTTCACGTCAAATGTCAGCATTCAG GGTCACAGCCATTCCGGTGCTTGTACTGTGCAGCCACTTTCCGCTTCCCTGGAGCACTGCAGCACCACGTCACCACAGAGCACTTCAAGCAGTCAGAAAGCACCTTCCCCTGTGAGCTCTGTGGCGAGCTCTTCACCTCCCAGGCCCAGCTTGATGGCCACTTGGAGTCTGAGCACCCAAAGGTGACAGGCACTGAGACCCAGGCAGCTGCCTCTCGCATGGTGCAG GTGATCCAAGCTCCAGAGCCAGCAGCCCCGGCCGAGCAGGTGATCACGTTGGAGGAGACGCAGCTTGCTGGCTCACAGGTGTTTGTGACCTTGCCAGACCCACAGACCTCCCAGAACAGCTCTGAGCTTGTGGCAGTGACGGTGGAGGATTTGCTGGATGGTACTGTCACTTTGATCTGTGGTGAAGCCAAGTGA